The region ATATATAACTGTTGATATAGATGCTACAAATATTCCCTGTATAAAGAGGTTCAATTTATTTGCATAATTAAGAGCAGATATCCCACCTACTACAATACTAGATGCCAAAGTTCTATCAACAAGTACATTTATTTGATCTACAGAAGCACCTATTATAACAGGGATTGCTAAATAAGCCATTTTCTTTAAGTTCTCGTCCCTAAAATTAAATATGAATTTATATTTATACCCCTCTCTATGAACAAATGGCATTAATATAAGCAATTGAGAAAATATGGCCAAAACACTTCCAACAGATAATATCATTATATTTATTTTAGAACTCAAAATTACTGATACTATAGTAATTATATTTAGTGGAAATCCAGTTAGTGATGGTGCTATATAGTTACCATTCACCTGCAAAAATCCATTAAATATGTATATCATAGCCGTAAAATATATCCCTAATAAACTTATCTTTGTAAATTTAGTTGCTAATATTAAAGTTTCAGTATCAAATCCTTTTGCAAACATCTTGACTATTTGCTCAGTAAATAAAAGTCCGAATATAATTATTATAGTGCATATTATCAACAGTATATTTATAAGGTTATTTGTATACTTATGACTCTCCCCCGTACCATAATTATTTTCTATCTCACTATAAATAGGTATATATCCAGTTAAAATTGCTATCCCAACAAAAGTAAATATAACTCCCGGGATTGATAAAGATATTAAATAAGCATCGCTTATATTTGAGGCTCCATAAAAATATGAAAGTGTCACATCTCTAGCAAAACCCAATATTTTAGATACTATTGTTATTAACATTATAATTATTGCTGTTCTTTTCATTTATTACTCATACCCCACTTATGTTTTTTAGCTTTGCCAAATAACCAATAGTTTTATAAGGATAGCATCTATTTATTTTAGTAACAAAAATTTCAAACGTATCCCTATTATCTATGCCTATTCTATTTAATTCATATATTGAATCTTTGCCAATATCTATATTTTTAGAACGATTTGTGGTTACAGCACCACTAAAGCCACTTTTTTGTACTATTTCTATAGTGTCTGCATTATAGTTGCATTTTTTCCCAAACGGATAAGCAAAAGTAGTTATTTTTTTATTTAAAAGTTCTTCCAAGGTTCTTTTTCCCATAAGTATTTCTTCATATGCTTCATTATACTTCAGTTTCCCTAAATCTACATGGTTTAAAGTATGTCCTCCTATGTCCATAAACTCACATTTAGACAATTCTTTTAATTGCTTAGCTGACATCATCTTATTTTTTGAACCCTCATCATTATTGTTTAATAAAGCAGGCGGTACAAAAACTGTTGCCTTAAGTTCTAATTTATTTAGGATTGGCAAAGCTATGGAATAAGTAGATTTATAACCATCATCAAATGTTATAATTATAGAATTATCTTGCAATTTTCTGCCTAAGTTTATTGATTCTATATAATCTTCCAAACTAATTACCTTATAATTATTTTTCAAATATAACATCTGTTTCTCAAACACTTTTTTATTAATTAAATCGTGATACATTATAATTTTAACTTCTTTCCTAGAGACACTGAATGCCTTTAACTTCCATAGCCTAGATAAATAAATAAAGTTCATGATTTTAAGATATAATTTTCTCAAAATATAACCAACCTTTCTCAATTATAGTCTATATTATAGGATGTTATGCGTTCTTAACCAAATCAAATACTAGGTTTTCAAATTTTCTCATATTCTTATCCCCATCAAATTTATTAATAAAAAACTCCTTAATATTCGACTCCATATCTTCCAACAATTTTTCATTGTTTAAGAGTTTTAATACGCTATTAGCATAATCTTCAGGTTCGTCACTATCTATTAATATTCCTGTTTCTCCATCAATAATATATTCACCCATAATTTCACTTTCCCTTGAAATTAAAACTTTACCACATCTTGGTATATCCACCATCCCGGCTGATTTATCTGTAGCATAAACACCTAATGTAACCTGTCGTACAATATTTGGTATATCTGTACTAAACCCTAAGAAATAAACATATTTCTCAATTTTAATTTCTTTACACATTTGTATTAATTCTTCTCTTAAAGGCCCATCTCCAACTACCAAAAATATAACTTCATTATAGTCTTCTATTACAAAAGGAACCATTTTAATGAATGTCTCAAGCCCTTTTCCTTTAACTAATCTACCAATAGAGCAAACAATTTTCTTGTTTTCAGGGACACCTATTTTTTCCCTTATATTTTCATAATTATCTTGATCTATAGCTTCATTAATCTTTGCGTACGAATATATTACACTTATTTTTTCCAAAGAAACCCCTGCTAAGTTTAGATCTTTTTTAGTACTCTCATTAAATGTTATATACCTATCAGTCCACCTCTCAAAAGGTAAAATTTTCAATGTCTTTGTATTAAGTCTTTCATGTGTTCTAATTAAATTAGGCTGTGATCTTATATGCTTAATTTTAGTAAAATGAGCTGCTGTTGCCCCTACCATATATAAAGTTGGATCAATAGTATGAATTGCATCTATATTGTTTTGTTTAACATATTTAATAGTTTTAAATATATATTTAATATTTACATAGGATTTAAGTTCTTCTCCCATTTTAACAAATTTTATTTCTGGATTAGTAATATCTTTCTTTAATACCCCCTCCTTAATATATAATACATGTACATTAAATTTATCTGTGTCTATATTATTTAACATTCTTACATTTACCTTCTGAACACCACCTATATCAAATTTATTAATCAAAAATAAAATATTTATTCTTTTATTCATAATCCTGCTCCTTGTAAAATTTTACATTATTTTTTTTATAAATTACATGATTTTTATCAAATGTTGCCCTTAGACTTAGACCTAAAAATATCCAAAACTTGAAATCTATTAAGTACGAACTACTTACCATTAAGTGGACTACCCCTATGCAAAACCATATAGCCATAAATCCTGAAACCTTTTTGTTTTTTGAAAACAATACCTTGAAAGTAATAACACCTAAAAAAGTTATTATCAATACTCCAACTATTAATCCAAAATTTCCTATTAACTCAAGAATTAGATTATGAACATATCCATTCATAATTGCCCTATCTCCCG is a window of Anaerosalibacter sp. Marseille-P3206 DNA encoding:
- a CDS encoding glycosyltransferase is translated as MNKRINILFLINKFDIGGVQKVNVRMLNNIDTDKFNVHVLYIKEGVLKKDITNPEIKFVKMGEELKSYVNIKYIFKTIKYVKQNNIDAIHTIDPTLYMVGATAAHFTKIKHIRSQPNLIRTHERLNTKTLKILPFERWTDRYITFNESTKKDLNLAGVSLEKISVIYSYAKINEAIDQDNYENIREKIGVPENKKIVCSIGRLVKGKGLETFIKMVPFVIEDYNEVIFLVVGDGPLREELIQMCKEIKIEKYVYFLGFSTDIPNIVRQVTLGVYATDKSAGMVDIPRCGKVLISRESEIMGEYIIDGETGILIDSDEPEDYANSVLKLLNNEKLLEDMESNIKEFFINKFDGDKNMRKFENLVFDLVKNA
- the murJ gene encoding murein biosynthesis integral membrane protein MurJ, which encodes MKRTAIIIMLITIVSKILGFARDVTLSYFYGASNISDAYLISLSIPGVIFTFVGIAILTGYIPIYSEIENNYGTGESHKYTNNLINILLIICTIIIIFGLLFTEQIVKMFAKGFDTETLILATKFTKISLLGIYFTAMIYIFNGFLQVNGNYIAPSLTGFPLNIITIVSVILSSKINIMILSVGSVLAIFSQLLILMPFVHREGYKYKFIFNFRDENLKKMAYLAIPVIIGASVDQINVLVDRTLASSIVVGGISALNYANKLNLFIQGIFVASISTVIYPVISKMATQDNMNGLKDTVLEAINSISLLIIPVTVGALIFAKQIIRFLFGRGAFNLEAINLTADALFFYSIGMVGYSFRAILSKAFYSLQDTKTPMINAAIAMAMNIVLNIILSKYMGIGGLALATSISAIFCTVLLFISFRKKIGSFGLKNIVISFIKILCASLAMGVIAKLSYDVLLKHISENLSLIAAIIIGAVVYFAIIYFMGIEEVDSMIKAVKNKLKRE
- a CDS encoding polysaccharide deacetylase family protein, coding for MEDYIESINLGRKLQDNSIIITFDDGYKSTYSIALPILNKLELKATVFVPPALLNNNDEGSKNKMMSAKQLKELSKCEFMDIGGHTLNHVDLGKLKYNEAYEEILMGKRTLEELLNKKITTFAYPFGKKCNYNADTIEIVQKSGFSGAVTTNRSKNIDIGKDSIYELNRIGIDNRDTFEIFVTKINRCYPYKTIGYLAKLKNISGV